One Candidatus Nitrososphaera evergladensis SR1 genomic window, TGGGTTCTATATCGGCCAACTTTATAATCGAAAGGCTTGACATGCACCAGATAGCGTCTGTCGACTCGGAATTCATAATGCCTACCGTCACCTACATCGGCGACAAGCTGAGACACCCATTTCGCATTTACGCCGATAGAAAGGGTTCGCTGTACGTCATAGTCTGCGAAGCTCCGCTGCTGCCAGAAGGAATTCACAATATCATGGATCTGGTGGTGTCGTGGGCAATCAACAACGGGATTGGCGAGGTGATAACCCTTGACGGCATACCTGTCAGCGGTTGGCCTGCGAAAAACCGAGAATCGATAGTTTTGACCAGCCATTACCACTCTGGTAATCTGCAGCAGCCATCATTGCCATCCGCTCCAGCATCAGGCAATGATGAGGATAATGATAATAATAATGATGATAATTACGGCAACAATGCTGCTGCCGACGACGATGATAATTATGATGATGGACTAAAATCCTCATCTCCATACCATCACAAAAAGACCACTCTGATAACAGGCATGTCGGCAGGGCTGCTATCGTCATGCCTGTCGCGTGACATGGCCTGCAGCGCGGTTCTTGTCCAGACAGCCAGCGGCGTACCTGACCCGGAGGGAGCGGCCCTGTTGCTTCAGACGATCAGCGAAATGCCACACGTCCCACTCGAGTTAGATGTCGGCCCTCTTTTGAAGGAGGGCAGGGAGATCAAACGCAGGCTCGCAGAAACCATAGCAAGCCTCAAACGGCAGGAAGAAGCGCAGGCGACGCCATATCCAGCGGGCAGATCGATGATGTACGGCTAGCATGGCAAAACCCATTGCAAAGCTTGCCGGCACCTGCTATTTTCTGTACAGGTGGTAGTAGTCCTTTTCTGGCACCTGCTGTCCAACTTCCTTGAGAAGGCTTTTGCTGTCCAGCACCAGGCCAAAGAAATTCCGGACATCTTCCAAAGTACATTCATACCTCTTGGCATCCATTGACGCAGTTGCGTCAGAAACAAGTACCACATCATAGCCTAGATTGAAAGCATCTCTCAGGCTAGTTTCGACGCATATTGACGTATCTACTCCGCAGATGATGACGGTGTCAACTTTTAAATCACAGAGTTTCTTGTCAAGCTCTGTGCCAAAAAAGGCCGAATCCCTTCGCTTTATTATCACATTTGGTGATGATGTGTCTACAGATTTTTTGATACTGTCGATGATGTCAGCATCCCACGTACCTTTGACACATATCGGAGCGCTTTCGATCCTCTCTTCTCTTGGCTTGGGTAGAAACTTGTGCGTTTTTGTAAGCAGGTCGACGCCGGATGGCTCTCTTACGGCCATCATGTAAAAGATGGGGATTCCTTTGTCCCTGCACAGGCTGACCATGCTGCAGATGTTTGGCAACACACGGTTATAGTCAGAGATATTTATGCCTAGAATATCATACGAGCCTCCCTCTGACATGAAACAGTTCTGAACGTCTATTACCAACAACGCTGGGTGAACTTCTTGCCCTTTCAACAACATCACTGATACTTTTTCAATTATCAGTTATACGAGTTGTGCCCTGCTGTCATTCTTTCCCCTATGGTTGATTGCTGCTTGCACTCTCTGTATTGCAGCATCCTTAACGCTTAACTGTGATGGCGTCCATAAGATCACATGTGTCGCAGCCCAAATTTTCTAACAACAACAAGAAGGTGGCGATAATTTTTTGCACCAAAAATTCTGCACGCACTATTGAAAACGCGATAGCGAATGTAAAGCAAAGCCCCTATGCTCCAAGCATTATTGTTATAGACGGTTTCTCAAACGACAACACGATCGAACTGGCCAAAAAAGCGGGCGCAACTATTGCAATAGAGCAGCCAGAGCGCAAATTTCCTGGCAAAGGCATAGCGATGAAGGCGGGTTTGCAGGAAGCCGAAAAGATGGGAGCACACATAGCGCTTTTTTTGGATGCTGATATAAAAAATCTTACAAGTGAATGGGTGGACGCACTGGTAGAGCCCGTGGTAGAGCGAGGATATGACATGACAAGAGGCTTTTATGAGCGGCATCCAAAAGATGCGGCTGTAACAAAACTGATAGCAAGACCGATGATTTCAGTATTTTTTCCAGAGCTGTCTGGTTTTGAGCAGCCACTTAGCGGCGAAGTCTGCGCTAACATCCGAGTCTGGACAGATTTACTAAAAAGAAACCCTCCTGATGGATGGGGGATAGATGTTTGGTTTCTTATCGAAGTGGCAGTACTGGGGCATAAGGTAAAGGAGATATTCTTGGGCAAAAAAGAGCACGCTTCTTTTGACGCATACAGGGAGGATGTCGGCAAGCTGAGCAAGATGTCAGAGCAGGTTCTGTTTACGATAATGCAGGAAGCAGTAAAGTACAACCGGCTTGACGCATACCGGGGAGTAAGCACCTAAATCGCAAGATATTATCAAACTGACTCTGCATACTTTTCTTCTTCTCCTGCTGCTGACACCAAGAGGGGACTGATCACGCTTTTTAGATTCTTGTTAAAGTTGCCGACAGAAAATCTTGATGCAATTTCGCCCATCTTTGATCTGTCTTGCAAAGAATCAGATGCCGCCAGGGCCCTTTTGGCGATTATGTCCGCAGCCTCTTCAAGGCTGTGAAATTGATATTCGCTTGGCACGAATTCGGTATTGCCGCCTACATGGGGCACCACCGGGATGAGCCCTGCGCTCATTGCCTCCACTATGGCTATCCCAAAGGGCTCGCCGGCCAGAGGATGCAAAAACACCTTTGACTGCTTCATCAATTCAAGCAGGCGTGGAAAGCTCACGTCAACTTCGATATGGACGTTATCTTGCAGATTGCTGTCGTCTATCATTTGCTTTAATTTCTCCAAGTATTGCTGGTCGTCCTCTGAAATGTTTCCTGCAAGCGTCATTTTCGCACTGGTTTCCTTGTCCTTCAGTATGCCAGCAACCTTGACTGCGTTTTCAATTTGTTTGTCAGGACTAAACCTCGATAGCACGAGTATTGAATTTTCCTCCTTCTTACCAGAATAGGTAAAGACATCATGAAACTTTTTTACGTCTACTGGAGGATACACAACCACTGGATTGACTTTGTTGTAATGTTGCTCTATTGCGTTTCTGCTAAATTGTGAGTTTGTAAGCACAACGTTTGCATGCTGCATCATCGTATCATACATTTTACGTGAGCTTGTTAGTATCTTGCGCCCCGGGTCCTTGTCTGCAGCCAGGTCCATCGATGTCCACTTGTTTATAAATTTCATATAACTGCCATCGTCTACAAGCTGTGGCAAAAGCGGAAAGTGGCAATACGTAACAAAATTTTTTCTCAAGCCTGTTCTTTTAATGTTGTCATCGTGCTCATCATCGTCATGGTAATAATATGGCAAGAGATCGCCGTGCGTGTTTATCACTAGATCATATCTGTCATCGTCACCGTATACTTTTGCTGCCGCTTCACTGTGCGAGCCTGCTTGATCATGAGATTTGTCATCCTTATCTGCCTGCAGAAGGGAGAATATATCTATCTTCTCTACATTTCTAATTGCGAGATCTGAGATTCCAAAATCTCTCTTTATCTCTTTGACGTTGGGTTGCGTAAAAGACGCAAGATCAACTTGAAAGCCCATTTCGTTTAGGGTATTGATGGCAGAGAGTGCCAAGTACTCACTGCCTCCTCCTGCGTTCAAATCGTCATGGATAATTTTTGCATTCATCAGCATATATCACAACAGTATTTTTTATCATTATTACGCTATATGCATTACGAGAAGCTCTTTACTTGCTCTGCAGTGATCAGTTTCTTGAGCAGTAATATTAGTCCATAATACGGCAGGTTGTAAAATGCGGCAAGGGCTGCATAGTCAGGACCAAAGAATTGCGAGGCAAAAACAACAACCAAGACATTATTTACGTAACTCATTACAACTATGCCAGTTGCAATCAACTCTTTTCTCTTCCCTTTTTTGCCACTAACGATGCGTCCAGTAAAGTAGCCTATCGCACTATACGCTGCAAACAAGACAAACGAGGCAGTGATTTCAACAAACAGAAACTCGGGCTTTTTAAAAAAGTAATTTGAAAATTCTGCAAAGACTCCGAAATTGATGAGGGCGATAAATACGATGGACGCCGGCAATGATCTTTTATCGACCTTTTCAGCTACTGCAGGCCACCGTTTCTTTACAAACCAGCCAGCAGCGATTGGAATAAAGAGTGCGGTGACTAGCAGGAAAATCATCTGTAGTATTGGTATCTTAAACTGCGAGTTGCCCAGTAGGAAATATACCATGGAAGGAAGAACGAACGGGACAGCAAGAGATGTGACAATTACCATTGCGACAACCAAAGACAGTTGCCGCCTGTTTTTTTCTCCCTCCAGAGTAACGTTAATCACAAACGGTGCTCCAAGGCCGGTTGAAATGCCTGACAATAATAGCACAGGGATTGCTAGTGGCTCGTAGACGATTTTTGTAATGGCATACATCAACAGTGGCAATATCAAAAGTTTGGTTACCGACAGAATGGCAAGTTTTTTGGGAGTCTTGAACGTAGAGGCAAGCTCACCGAGATCCATTCGTATGAGGTTTAGAAACAAAAGGCCGCCAAGCCATACGAGCAGATAAGGTTGAAAAATGCGTCCCACAGAGGGTACAAGAACGCCGGCAGACATTGACGCCACAATCGCTACGAAAAGCAAAATGTCATTCTTGTCAAGCTCTCTTTTTGGAGCATATTTTTCAACCATGATGTCAGTACTCAGATCATCGGCATAATATATCAGCACGACAGATCATTTTATTAGGATAGTTTAGCAGCGCAAGAGAGATGAAAAAGAAAAAGATGAAGAGAAAGTGCGGCCTGCCAGCTGCGGCAGCAGCATTTTATCATATTGCCGGATAAAGTGTTTTTAATTTTTAATGAGCAGTACAGGAAATGGAGAATGTCGGCAGCAAGGGTATCATGTACATGGATAGTATATGCACCTGCAAGACGTGTAACCACAAGCTAACAAAAAATTGCATAGAGGCCAGCTGCTCCTGCTGCACCGAAGAAAATCACTCGATGGTTCTCGATGGAATAGAAGGGTTTGCTCCCCTGACAAACAAAAAAGAAAAGAAGGAGGCCAAAAGAAATGCAAGGGCGCAGAAGAGACTACGATAATGATGACGATGATGATAAAAACGAGCAATCAGTCGATATCTCGCTTGATTCAGGTGTTTTACTGCATGGTAATCTGAAGGTCTTTGATGATGACAATAATAGCCTGTCCAAAATAGTACTATTTGCCCACGGAAGTGGGAGCGGAAGATACAGCCCGAGGAACAGATACGTTGCAAGCGTGCTAAATAAGACGCGCATAGGCACTCTACTTTTTGACCTCCTCACAGAGGAGGAAGAAATTGTCGATGAGCAAACTCGGCATTACAGGTTTGACATCAGCCTTTTGGCAGACAGGCTGGTCAGAGTAACCGACTGGTTGTTGCTCCAGAATGGAGGCTTTGCTAATAATAATCATCTTAGAATTGGCTATTTTGGGGCAAGCACCGGAGCTGCAGCCGCATTGGTGGCGGCTGCAGAAAGGCCAAATGCAGTGCAGGCCGTCGTCTCGCGGGGAGGCCGGCCTGACCTTGCCACAACAAAATCTCTGGCCCAAGTCCGGGCGCCTACGCTCCTCATCGTCGGGCAAAACGATGAGCCCGTAATTGAGCTAAACTGGGAAGCGTTTGGCAACCTGCAACTACTCGCCAATGACAAAAAAGAATTGGTGATAATTCCCGGCGCCACGCATCTATTTGAGGAGCCGGGCAAGCTTGAACAGGTGGCACAGCTAGCCACAAGCTGGTTTGCGCGTTTTCTCGGCGGCGACATAAAAGAGAAAAATCATGATGAGGATGGCACCAAGAAATCTGACATGGCAGCAGAGGCGACGCGATAATTGCAGAGACGATGATGACGGTGTATAAACTTGAAAATGCCTCCAATCTTGATCCGCTGCTGGAGCACATTGGAGACGCCAGGTATGTCTTGCTTGGAGAAGCGTCGCATGGGACATCCGAGTTCTATGCTTGGAGGACAGAGATCACCAAGCGCCTGATAGCTGAAAAGGATTTTTCTTTTGTGGCAGTTGAGGGAGACTGGCCGGATTGCTATAGGGTAAATCGCTACGTAAAAGGTATGGCAGAAGCCGGGTCATCGGCCTTTGAAGTGTTGCACGCGTTCAGCCGCTGGCCTACATGGATGTGGGCAAACAGGGAAATTATCGAATTGGTCGGATGGCTAAGGTTTTACAATGACAGAAGGGTGGCAGGACGGAACAATAGAGAAAGAAGACGCGACAGAAAGGCTACTACTACTACTGCTGCTGGGTTTTACGGTCTGGATGTCTACAGCTTGTGGGAATCGCTTGATGCCGTCATGCAGTACCTCAAGAAGAATTACCCCGATTCGTTAAAGGCGGCTATCAACGCGTACAGCTGCTTTGAGCCCTACGGCAGAGACGTCGAGGAATATGCTAGGGCGACTGCATTCATCCCAGAGTCTTGTGAAGACGAGGTTGTTGAAATGCTGGTGGAATTGAGACAAAAAGAGCAAAGGAAGGAGAGGAACTTGGCAAGTGG contains:
- a CDS encoding cysteine hydrolase family protein, whose translation is MVIDVQNCFMSEGGSYDILGINISDYNRVLPNICSMVSLCRDKGIPIFYMMAVREPSGVDLLTKTHKFLPKPREERIESAPICVKGTWDADIIDSIKKSVDTSSPNVIIKRRDSAFFGTELDKKLCDLKVDTVIICGVDTSICVETSLRDAFNLGYDVVLVSDATASMDAKRYECTLEDVRNFFGLVLDSKSLLKEVGQQVPEKDYYHLYRK
- a CDS encoding proteasome assembly chaperone family protein → MVKRGFASETTIHESYDGKTRIKQFLRVKATTNNNTANSRKHISLRPSLIAGFPGTGLVGSISANFIIERLDMHQIASVDSEFIMPTVTYIGDKLRHPFRIYADRKGSLYVIVCEAPLLPEGIHNIMDLVVSWAINNGIGEVITLDGIPVSGWPAKNRESIVLTSHYHSGNLQQPSLPSAPASGNDEDNDNNNDDNYGNNAAADDDDNYDDGLKSSSPYHHKKTTLITGMSAGLLSSCLSRDMACSAVLVQTASGVPDPEGAALLLQTISEMPHVPLELDVGPLLKEGREIKRRLAETIASLKRQEEAQATPYPAGRSMMYG
- a CDS encoding glycosyltransferase, with translation MSQPKFSNNNKKVAIIFCTKNSARTIENAIANVKQSPYAPSIIVIDGFSNDNTIELAKKAGATIAIEQPERKFPGKGIAMKAGLQEAEKMGAHIALFLDADIKNLTSEWVDALVEPVVERGYDMTRGFYERHPKDAAVTKLIARPMISVFFPELSGFEQPLSGEVCANIRVWTDLLKRNPPDGWGIDVWFLIEVAVLGHKVKEIFLGKKEHASFDAYREDVGKLSKMSEQVLFTIMQEAVKYNRLDAYRGVST
- a CDS encoding bile acid:sodium symporter family protein; translation: MVEKYAPKRELDKNDILLFVAIVASMSAGVLVPSVGRIFQPYLLVWLGGLLFLNLIRMDLGELASTFKTPKKLAILSVTKLLILPLLMYAITKIVYEPLAIPVLLLSGISTGLGAPFVINVTLEGEKNRRQLSLVVAMVIVTSLAVPFVLPSMVYFLLGNSQFKIPILQMIFLLVTALFIPIAAGWFVKKRWPAVAEKVDKRSLPASIVFIALINFGVFAEFSNYFFKKPEFLFVEITASFVLFAAYSAIGYFTGRIVSGKKGKRKELIATGIVVMSYVNNVLVVVFASQFFGPDYAALAAFYNLPYYGLILLLKKLITAEQVKSFS
- a CDS encoding dienelactone hydrolase family protein; the encoded protein is MQGRRRDYDNDDDDDKNEQSVDISLDSGVLLHGNLKVFDDDNNSLSKIVLFAHGSGSGRYSPRNRYVASVLNKTRIGTLLFDLLTEEEEIVDEQTRHYRFDISLLADRLVRVTDWLLLQNGGFANNNHLRIGYFGASTGAAAALVAAAERPNAVQAVVSRGGRPDLATTKSLAQVRAPTLLIVGQNDEPVIELNWEAFGNLQLLANDKKELVIIPGATHLFEEPGKLEQVAQLATSWFARFLGGDIKEKNHDEDGTKKSDMAAEATR
- a CDS encoding glycosyltransferase yields the protein MALSAINTLNEMGFQVDLASFTQPNVKEIKRDFGISDLAIRNVEKIDIFSLLQADKDDKSHDQAGSHSEAAAKVYGDDDRYDLVINTHGDLLPYYYHDDDEHDDNIKRTGLRKNFVTYCHFPLLPQLVDDGSYMKFINKWTSMDLAADKDPGRKILTSSRKMYDTMMQHANVVLTNSQFSRNAIEQHYNKVNPVVVYPPVDVKKFHDVFTYSGKKEENSILVLSRFSPDKQIENAVKVAGILKDKETSAKMTLAGNISEDDQQYLEKLKQMIDDSNLQDNVHIEVDVSFPRLLELMKQSKVFLHPLAGEPFGIAIVEAMSAGLIPVVPHVGGNTEFVPSEYQFHSLEEAADIIAKRALAASDSLQDRSKMGEIASRFSVGNFNKNLKSVISPLLVSAAGEEEKYAESV